The following are from one region of the Hymenobacter radiodurans genome:
- a CDS encoding family 43 glycosylhydrolase: MIKHKLWYLLVALVFVSAAASAQNPFITDQFTADPTARVFNGRVYVYPSHDIRATPGHGRAGWFVMEDYHVFSSANLTDWTDHGVIVTQNKVPWVKPNSYSMWAPDCIYRNGKYYFYFPTTPKDTTVIKGFTIGVAVADKPTGPFVPQPLPIKGVRGIDPNVFIDKDGQAYLYWSQGEIFGAKLKENMLELASEVKTLGELPTKGLKEGPYVFERQGTYYLTYPHVANKTERLEYATSTSPLGPFTVKGVIMDESPTGCWTNHHSLLEFKNQWYLFYHHNDLSPNFDKNRSVRIDSLSFAPDGSIRKVQPTLRGVGLTDAKQKIQLDRYSRLSPGGASIAFLDTANKFQGWKTVLATNQGWVQYNGVAFGKQALKTVTMRVAATANATVQIRMDGATGPMLAQVTVPKGSQWQEIKAPLSAFKPGTHTLVVASQTNTPVEIDWIRFE, from the coding sequence ATGATAAAACATAAGCTCTGGTATCTGCTGGTTGCATTGGTCTTTGTTAGCGCAGCGGCCAGCGCGCAGAACCCTTTTATCACCGATCAATTCACAGCTGACCCAACAGCGCGCGTATTCAACGGGCGGGTGTACGTGTATCCGTCGCACGATATTCGGGCCACTCCCGGGCACGGGCGGGCCGGCTGGTTTGTGATGGAGGACTACCACGTGTTTTCGTCCGCTAACCTGACCGATTGGACCGACCACGGCGTCATCGTGACCCAAAACAAGGTGCCCTGGGTGAAGCCCAACAGCTACAGCATGTGGGCCCCGGACTGCATCTACCGCAACGGCAAATACTACTTCTACTTCCCGACTACTCCCAAAGACACGACGGTCATCAAAGGCTTCACCATCGGCGTAGCCGTGGCTGACAAACCCACCGGACCATTCGTGCCGCAGCCGCTGCCCATCAAGGGCGTGCGCGGCATCGACCCAAACGTGTTCATCGATAAGGATGGACAGGCGTATTTGTACTGGTCGCAGGGAGAGATTTTCGGCGCCAAGCTCAAAGAAAATATGCTGGAGCTAGCCTCTGAGGTTAAAACTTTGGGGGAATTGCCCACTAAGGGCTTGAAAGAAGGCCCATATGTATTCGAACGCCAAGGCACGTATTACCTCACCTATCCGCACGTAGCCAACAAAACTGAACGCCTTGAATACGCTACCAGTACCAGTCCGCTGGGACCCTTTACCGTGAAGGGCGTCATCATGGACGAGTCGCCCACGGGCTGCTGGACTAACCACCATTCCCTGCTGGAGTTTAAGAACCAGTGGTACCTGTTTTACCACCACAATGATTTGTCGCCCAACTTCGACAAGAATCGCTCGGTCAGAATCGATAGCTTGTCCTTCGCGCCCGATGGTTCCATCCGGAAAGTGCAGCCCACGCTACGCGGCGTTGGCCTGACCGATGCCAAGCAGAAAATCCAGCTGGACCGCTACAGCCGTCTGAGCCCTGGCGGCGCCTCCATTGCCTTCCTGGATACCGCGAACAAGTTTCAAGGCTGGAAAACCGTATTGGCCACTAACCAGGGCTGGGTGCAATACAATGGGGTAGCCTTCGGCAAACAGGCGCTGAAGACGGTAACCATGCGCGTTGCCGCTACGGCTAACGCCACAGTGCAAATTAGGATGGATGGCGCCACCGGCCCCATGCTGGCTCAGGTTACCGTGCCGAAAGGCAGCCAATGGCAGGAAATAAAAGCCCCCCTGTCCGCCTTCAAGCCCGGTACCCATACGCTAGTGGTGGCGTCCCAAACGAATACACCCGTTGAAATTGACTGGATCAGATTTGAGTAA
- a CDS encoding glycoside hydrolase family 43 protein, with protein sequence MGGFFSKLGLSCGIFCALVARFPLSAQTKQAQNPVIFADVPDLSMIRVGGNYYMSSTTMHMSPGVPIMKSTDLVNWRLVSYAYDTLASNDAMNLANGQSTYGRGSWASSLRFHNGTYYVSTFAQTSGRTHIYFTKNIEKGPWKAVSFKPSYHDHSLFFDDDGRVYLVYGGGKLRLVELTADASGVKPGTTEQVLIENAGAPAGPNTGLPAEGSQLFKIKGKYYLFNIVWPKGGMRTVVVHRADKLTGPYEGRVALQDLGVAQGGLIDTPDGQWYSYLFRDFGAVGRIPYLVPVTWADGWPVLGTGGKVPETLALPASKGLIPGLVASDDFSRRPGAPALPLVWQWNHNPDNALWSLTNRKGYLRLKTGRVDTSFVLARNTLTQRTIGPTCSGATALDVSQLKDGDFAGLALLQKRYGLVGVKRTKDTKSIVMVSAESEKPVEIQRVPLTQNKIYFKAECDFTDRKDVAVFFYSLDGKAWQKIGAPLKMAYTLPHFMGYRFGLFNYASKNAGGYADFDYFTISEQISKE encoded by the coding sequence ATGGGGGGCTTTTTCAGTAAACTCGGATTGAGCTGCGGAATATTCTGCGCGCTGGTTGCTCGTTTTCCGCTTTCTGCGCAAACTAAGCAGGCGCAGAATCCTGTAATTTTTGCCGACGTGCCGGATCTGTCGATGATTCGGGTGGGGGGCAATTATTACATGAGCAGCACAACCATGCACATGAGTCCGGGCGTGCCGATTATGAAGTCCACGGATTTGGTGAACTGGCGCCTGGTAAGCTACGCCTACGACACCCTGGCCTCGAACGACGCCATGAACCTGGCTAACGGCCAAAGCACGTATGGCCGCGGCTCGTGGGCAAGCAGCCTGCGCTTTCACAACGGCACGTACTACGTGTCCACGTTTGCTCAAACTTCTGGCCGAACGCATATCTATTTCACTAAGAACATCGAAAAAGGCCCCTGGAAGGCGGTGTCGTTCAAGCCCAGCTACCACGACCATTCCCTGTTCTTCGACGACGACGGCCGGGTGTACCTGGTATATGGCGGCGGCAAGCTGCGGCTGGTGGAACTGACCGCCGACGCCTCTGGCGTGAAGCCCGGCACCACGGAACAGGTACTGATTGAAAATGCCGGTGCGCCAGCCGGCCCCAATACTGGCCTGCCCGCCGAAGGCTCGCAGCTCTTCAAAATCAAGGGCAAATACTACCTCTTCAACATTGTGTGGCCCAAAGGTGGCATGCGCACAGTCGTTGTTCACCGGGCCGACAAGCTAACGGGCCCCTACGAAGGCCGGGTGGCCTTGCAGGACCTGGGCGTAGCCCAAGGCGGCCTCATCGACACACCCGACGGGCAGTGGTACTCCTACTTATTCCGTGATTTTGGGGCGGTAGGCCGCATTCCGTATCTGGTGCCGGTAACATGGGCGGATGGCTGGCCCGTGCTGGGCACGGGGGGCAAAGTGCCCGAAACGCTAGCCTTGCCCGCTAGCAAAGGGCTGATTCCCGGCCTCGTGGCGTCGGATGATTTCAGCCGGCGGCCGGGCGCGCCGGCCCTGCCCTTAGTGTGGCAGTGGAACCACAACCCCGACAACGCGCTCTGGTCGCTCACCAACCGCAAAGGCTACTTGCGCCTGAAAACCGGCCGCGTGGATACCTCCTTTGTCCTGGCCCGCAACACGCTCACCCAGCGCACCATCGGGCCCACGTGCTCTGGGGCTACCGCCCTGGATGTCTCGCAATTAAAAGACGGCGACTTCGCCGGCCTCGCGCTGCTACAAAAGCGCTACGGGCTGGTAGGAGTGAAGCGCACAAAGGATACGAAGTCCATTGTGATGGTGAGTGCGGAATCGGAAAAACCCGTGGAAATACAGCGCGTGCCGCTGACGCAGAATAAAATCTATTTCAAGGCCGAATGTGATTTTACGGACCGCAAAGACGTCGCTGTTTTCTTCTACAGCCTCGACGGTAAAGCCTGGCAAAAAATAGGCGCGCCGCTTAAAATGGCATACACGCTGCCACATTTTATGGGCTACCGATTTGGGCTTTTTAACTACGCCTCAAAAAATGCCGGCGGCTATGCTGACTTTGATTATTTCACCATTTCAGAGCAGATCAGCAAAGAATAA
- a CDS encoding glycosyl hydrolase family 8, whose protein sequence is MNLPFKLPQRLKSGGLLLLSLLSIGLGDGLAQRAPKPTRSASRGAFYTGKYPNLLREAGYSQADIDKKVTQTYQALFEGANRIYFEVGDSMAYVSDLKNHDVRTEGVSYGMMIAVQLNKKEVFDRIWRWSKRYLQHQEGPLKGYFAWSLNPATMKRNSEGPASDGELYFVTSLLFASNRWGNATGINYYQEARNILDAMWKKDGTGDVYNLINTEHKQITFVPVGDMYNWTDPSYHVPAFMEVWAEYAKDGHEQFYRACADTSRAFLRRACDPVTGLNYDYTEFSGKPHATKWAPPAFRYDSWRVPMNIAMDYVWFGKDKTWQEQYAQRFQGFLRSKGINTFEDQFNVDGSRPDFILQAGNVKKLRHSLGLVATSASASLASQDKQKLDFVRALWDAKLEPYEDGYFDPYYDGILYLFSLMHLSGKYQAIKPQQR, encoded by the coding sequence ATGAACTTACCTTTCAAACTCCCTCAGCGCCTCAAGAGTGGTGGCCTGCTTTTGCTATCTCTGCTGTCTATCGGCTTGGGCGACGGCCTAGCGCAGCGCGCGCCCAAGCCGACGCGCTCGGCTTCAAGGGGGGCTTTTTATACGGGAAAATACCCCAATCTGCTCCGGGAAGCGGGCTACAGCCAGGCCGACATCGATAAGAAGGTGACCCAAACCTATCAGGCGCTTTTTGAAGGAGCCAACCGAATTTACTTCGAAGTAGGTGATTCGATGGCCTACGTTTCTGACCTGAAAAACCATGATGTCCGGACGGAGGGAGTTTCCTATGGGATGATGATAGCCGTGCAGTTGAATAAGAAGGAGGTGTTTGACCGCATTTGGCGCTGGTCGAAAAGGTACCTGCAACACCAGGAAGGGCCTTTGAAAGGGTATTTTGCCTGGAGCCTCAATCCGGCCACGATGAAGCGCAACTCCGAAGGACCGGCTTCCGATGGTGAGCTGTACTTCGTGACCAGCCTGCTGTTTGCCTCCAACCGCTGGGGCAACGCCACGGGCATCAACTACTACCAGGAAGCTCGCAACATTCTGGATGCGATGTGGAAAAAGGACGGGACCGGTGATGTGTACAACCTGATTAACACCGAGCACAAGCAAATCACCTTTGTACCCGTCGGCGACATGTATAACTGGACCGACCCTTCCTACCACGTGCCGGCTTTTATGGAAGTGTGGGCCGAGTATGCTAAGGACGGACACGAGCAATTCTACCGGGCCTGCGCCGATACGTCGCGGGCGTTTCTGCGCCGCGCTTGCGACCCAGTCACCGGCCTCAATTACGACTACACCGAGTTTAGCGGCAAGCCCCACGCAACCAAGTGGGCGCCGCCCGCCTTCCGCTACGATTCGTGGCGGGTGCCTATGAACATTGCCATGGATTACGTGTGGTTTGGCAAGGATAAGACCTGGCAGGAGCAGTACGCCCAGCGTTTTCAGGGCTTCCTGCGCAGCAAGGGCATCAACACCTTCGAGGACCAGTTCAACGTGGACGGCTCGCGGCCCGATTTTATTCTGCAAGCCGGCAACGTCAAGAAGCTGCGGCACTCGCTGGGCCTGGTGGCTACATCCGCCTCGGCCTCCCTGGCCAGTCAGGACAAGCAGAAGCTGGATTTTGTGCGCGCCCTCTGGGATGCCAAGCTGGAGCCATACGAGGATGGCTACTTCGACCCTTATTACGACGGCATTTTATACCTGTTTAGCTTGATGCATTTGAGCGGAAAATACCAGGCTATAAAGCCTCAGCAGCGCTAA
- a CDS encoding glycoside hydrolase family 43 protein → MKFKRLLLTFLALLTQISALFAQSIELVNPIMTGFYPDPSVIRVGTDYYLVNSTFSYFPGIPVMHSKDLKNWKQIGNVISRPSQMNFMGDRMTRGLFAPAIEHHNGTFYVTCTLIDHKGNFVVTAKNPAGPWSDPIFLPEVKGIDPSLFFEGDKAYVIYNSDPPNNVSLYSGHRTIKIIELDPVKLQTVGEAKILVNGGVDLSKKPVWIEGPHIMKRNNWYYLYAAEGGTSVNHTEVVFRSKSPLGPYMPYEKNPILSQRELPKDRKDPITSAGHAQFVDGPDGQTYAIFLAVRPYEGNHYNTGRETFIVPVVWKDEWPVMDPGPGGVQYSYTAKFPEVKQPGARPQSGNFSYTLTFDKELDPALLFMRTVDSTNFSLSKDKGLTLKLKPETCSELGNPAFIGKRQQHLYGSAETELSFSAKAENETSGLVVFQDEKHFYYLCKSVEKGQPVMQLFKSTDEPKKMEPLAKAPLKAAAGKVQLRIRAEGDTYSFHFSENGKAWTLLKDKVDARFLSTQTAGGFIGCLFGMYGTSAGQPTVNTASFKWLKYEGHDPMYKK, encoded by the coding sequence ATGAAATTCAAACGGCTCCTTCTCACTTTCCTCGCTCTTTTAACGCAAATCTCAGCCTTATTTGCACAATCGATTGAGTTGGTAAATCCCATTATGACGGGCTTCTACCCCGATCCTAGCGTCATTCGAGTAGGCACGGATTACTACTTGGTTAACTCTACCTTTTCCTATTTTCCAGGCATTCCGGTGATGCATAGCAAGGACCTGAAAAACTGGAAGCAGATTGGAAATGTCATCAGTCGGCCTTCGCAAATGAACTTCATGGGCGACCGGATGACCCGTGGGTTATTTGCTCCGGCCATTGAGCACCATAATGGCACGTTTTACGTCACCTGCACACTCATTGACCACAAGGGCAATTTTGTGGTGACGGCCAAAAATCCTGCTGGCCCGTGGAGCGACCCGATTTTTTTACCAGAGGTAAAGGGCATCGACCCTTCCTTGTTTTTTGAAGGCGACAAAGCCTATGTTATCTATAACAGCGACCCGCCAAACAATGTGTCCCTGTATTCTGGCCACCGCACCATCAAGATTATCGAGCTCGATCCCGTGAAGCTGCAAACCGTGGGCGAGGCCAAAATCCTGGTCAACGGCGGCGTCGATTTGAGCAAAAAGCCGGTCTGGATTGAAGGACCGCACATCATGAAGCGCAACAACTGGTATTACCTGTATGCGGCCGAAGGCGGTACGTCGGTAAATCATACGGAGGTGGTGTTCCGCAGCAAGTCGCCGCTAGGGCCGTACATGCCTTACGAGAAAAACCCCATTCTCTCGCAGCGGGAGCTGCCTAAAGATCGCAAAGACCCTATCACATCGGCAGGACACGCGCAGTTTGTGGACGGGCCCGATGGGCAGACCTACGCCATCTTCCTGGCGGTACGGCCTTACGAAGGCAACCATTACAATACGGGCCGGGAGACGTTTATCGTACCCGTAGTATGGAAAGACGAGTGGCCGGTGATGGACCCCGGCCCTGGCGGCGTGCAGTATTCATACACGGCGAAGTTTCCCGAGGTAAAACAGCCGGGCGCCCGGCCACAGAGCGGCAATTTCAGCTACACCCTCACCTTCGACAAGGAGCTTGACCCGGCGCTGTTGTTCATGCGCACAGTGGACAGCACGAACTTTTCGCTGAGTAAAGACAAAGGGCTCACGCTAAAGCTGAAGCCGGAAACCTGCTCGGAGCTCGGCAACCCGGCCTTCATTGGCAAGCGCCAACAGCACCTGTATGGCAGCGCCGAAACGGAGTTGAGTTTCTCGGCTAAGGCGGAGAATGAAACCTCTGGCCTAGTGGTCTTTCAGGATGAAAAGCACTTTTACTACCTATGCAAATCGGTTGAAAAAGGCCAGCCAGTGATGCAGCTGTTCAAGAGTACCGACGAGCCAAAGAAGATGGAGCCGCTGGCAAAAGCGCCTTTGAAAGCTGCGGCGGGCAAAGTTCAATTACGCATTAGAGCAGAGGGCGATACCTACAGTTTCCATTTTTCGGAAAACGGCAAAGCCTGGACGCTGCTCAAAGACAAAGTAGACGCGCGCTTCCTGAGCACGCAAACGGCGGGGGGCTTTATTGGCTGTCTGTTCGGTATGTACGGCACGTCGGCCGGCCAGCCCACCGTCAATACAGCCTCTTTCAAGTGGCTGAAATACGAGGGTCACGACCCGATGTACAAGAAATAG
- a CDS encoding RagB/SusD family nutrient uptake outer membrane protein, whose translation MKKILLTGSALALLLAASSCNKDTLEETPRSILVPSFLGTPEGIQVGLAGVYSGLRSATADQGGSIFISQGTDEFMRGFAATEGFEDYNAGTLNGTNGNVTNTWGAYYRTINTANGVIQYASTAQGLSPTAVAQAIAEAKVLRAWHYFRLVRSFGDVPLTLTFVDQPTKDFTRAPIADVYNAIVTDLNDALGTIANTAAQPGRVTRATALHILAQVHLTRATSTAKQGDDYAKAAQYSEELIKDAASKYGKGLEADAADVFKEGNENGKEVLMNVQFNTDPTFTGISDNGAGGAGQNQTNYLFRGRYDLLPNVERSIVYGRPFGRLISTPYLLDSYILPTETTPRQWRTTDTRYNKWFSTMWLVNNTTGINGGRAFNSKAVVGDTAAWYAGRELTAAERARIAARPNGPYVVGTPSTYTTNFSPFINKFDDATRPAANTSSDRPLILHRLSETYLIAAEANMYLGDLNKARDFINVVRRRAAAPGRATQMEIATSQINIDFILDERSRELAGEQLRWYDLVRTGKLIERVKKYVPPLVNSKPSPIPGVTDNYGSNAAANIQPYHVLRPIPRQEIDRTSGKITQNPGYPQ comes from the coding sequence ATGAAAAAGATACTGCTTACTGGTTCGGCGCTGGCTTTACTGTTAGCCGCTAGCAGCTGTAACAAAGACACACTAGAGGAAACTCCTCGTTCCATTCTAGTGCCCAGCTTCCTTGGTACACCCGAAGGTATACAGGTCGGCTTGGCGGGCGTATACTCCGGCTTGCGTAGTGCAACCGCCGATCAGGGAGGTTCTATTTTTATCTCGCAGGGTACCGATGAGTTCATGCGCGGTTTTGCCGCAACAGAAGGCTTCGAGGATTATAACGCTGGTACCCTAAACGGAACCAATGGCAACGTAACGAACACGTGGGGTGCCTACTACCGCACGATTAATACGGCCAATGGCGTAATCCAGTATGCATCCACGGCGCAGGGGCTTTCTCCAACTGCTGTTGCTCAGGCTATAGCAGAGGCTAAAGTGCTGCGTGCCTGGCACTACTTCCGCCTAGTGCGGTCCTTCGGTGATGTGCCATTGACGCTCACGTTCGTGGACCAGCCCACCAAAGACTTTACGCGGGCTCCCATAGCCGATGTGTACAATGCCATTGTAACGGACCTGAACGACGCGCTGGGCACTATTGCTAATACGGCCGCGCAGCCTGGGCGTGTAACGCGGGCTACGGCCCTGCACATACTGGCGCAGGTGCACTTAACCCGAGCTACCTCTACCGCCAAACAAGGGGACGACTACGCCAAAGCTGCTCAGTACTCCGAAGAGTTGATCAAGGATGCCGCGAGTAAGTATGGCAAAGGATTGGAGGCTGACGCAGCCGACGTATTCAAAGAAGGTAACGAGAACGGGAAGGAAGTGCTGATGAACGTGCAGTTTAACACGGACCCCACCTTCACGGGCATATCTGATAACGGAGCTGGCGGCGCCGGTCAGAACCAAACTAATTACCTGTTTCGCGGCCGCTACGACTTGCTGCCCAACGTAGAGCGTAGCATTGTATACGGCCGACCTTTTGGTCGTCTTATTTCTACCCCGTACTTGCTCGATTCGTACATTCTGCCCACAGAAACGACCCCGCGGCAGTGGCGCACCACTGATACCCGCTATAATAAGTGGTTCTCGACAATGTGGCTAGTCAATAATACGACTGGTATAAATGGTGGTCGCGCATTTAATTCAAAGGCAGTAGTAGGTGATACTGCTGCTTGGTATGCGGGCCGTGAACTTACGGCGGCAGAGCGCGCGCGTATTGCCGCTCGACCTAATGGTCCGTACGTAGTAGGTACTCCTAGCACCTACACCACCAACTTCTCACCATTCATCAACAAGTTTGACGACGCCACGCGTCCGGCTGCGAACACCAGTTCTGACCGGCCATTAATTTTGCACCGGCTGTCTGAAACCTATCTGATTGCGGCGGAAGCTAATATGTACTTAGGTGACCTCAATAAAGCCCGTGATTTCATCAATGTTGTACGTCGTCGGGCAGCCGCACCTGGCAGAGCTACTCAAATGGAAATCGCCACGAGCCAGATAAACATTGACTTTATCCTGGATGAGCGTAGCCGTGAGTTGGCTGGTGAGCAATTGCGCTGGTACGACTTAGTTCGGACTGGCAAGCTGATCGAGCGCGTGAAGAAATATGTACCGCCACTGGTAAATTCTAAGCCCTCGCCCATCCCTGGCGTTACCGACAACTACGGTTCTAACGCTGCTGCTAACATCCAGCCCTACCACGTGCTGCGTCCCATTCCGCGGCAGGAAATTGACCGCACGAGTGGTAAGATCACCCAGAATCCGGGCTATCCGCAATAG
- a CDS encoding SusC/RagA family TonB-linked outer membrane protein: MLVPVQVHAQAAQSISGRVVAADGTGLPGVNVVVKGSSTGAATDAEGRFTVAAAPGSTLVFSFVGYAPQEVAVGNQSTINVTLAEDTKALSEVVVVGYGVQKKSQVTGAISSVDEQSLRDVPVANIGQALQGRAAGVNISSSSNAPGQSPVIRIRGNRSFAGSNDPLLVVDGIPFDGNLNDLNPDDITSLEVLKDASSTAIYGARGANGVILITTKRGKAGAPRATYSAYYGVKKPIGLYDLQNGQEYYNYRAEAFRAAGQNPNSAAGFLTDDERANYEAGRSFDYQDLMFQNGRIQNHALGVSGGTEQTQYSASLGYYEETGIVPVQGIERYSLRGTLDQQIGKRIKVGLNTLNSFTKQDDPNLNISYNILTSSPLASPYDANGLPILFPNADNAQANPLAYYSPDAHFEQRRRLRTFNSLYGQVNIIKGLDYRLNLGLDGRTENNESFFASNTPARAGGQNAATRNNSIAFNLLVENILTYNRTFAEKHDVNFTGLYSWQQFRTDGFGTGSQNLPTNYQQAFNLGAGTPTAPSSNQSQWDIISYMGRLNYAFDDRYSATLTMRVDGSSRLAPGNKYKPFPSAAVAWNIANESFLQDKAWVSNLKLRASYGRTGSTAVNPYQTLGSLQSSLGNGYYNFGGTGVAGAVPASIPNPNLGWEYTATTNFGLDFGFFDNRVTGAVEVYQQRTSDLLLPDALPTTSGYGSFTRNIGETQNRGVEVSLTTINIRSANSFEWSTDWNFTLNREKVLDLGLGEDENGNQRSDISNQRFIGQPLYVFYDYKYAGIWQQEEAAAAAKAGTRVGQVKIEDLNGNGVVDGGDRQIIGNRQPKFEAGMTQRLRFKGFDLTAVGLTRVGATVVDPLLFPSNYITTFSGRRNQLNLPYWTPETPTNRYPQPNQNYFNDFVLNSQTLAYLSGTFIKVRSIDLGYTLPASLIQKAKMSTARIYLQVQNPLIWSPVSYYKKNKAIDPDALSYSTRFSGSTANNGGISFDGLAGTNYPATRAFIVGLNVGF, translated from the coding sequence ATGCTCGTCCCGGTTCAGGTACACGCTCAGGCAGCCCAATCTATTTCCGGTCGTGTTGTGGCGGCCGATGGTACCGGTTTGCCCGGTGTAAACGTGGTTGTGAAAGGATCGAGTACAGGTGCTGCAACTGACGCCGAAGGCCGGTTTACTGTAGCTGCGGCGCCGGGCTCTACCTTGGTGTTTTCCTTCGTAGGCTACGCACCCCAGGAAGTAGCTGTTGGTAATCAGTCGACGATAAATGTAACGTTGGCGGAGGATACCAAAGCCTTGAGTGAGGTAGTGGTAGTAGGCTACGGTGTGCAGAAGAAGAGTCAGGTAACGGGCGCTATCTCATCGGTAGATGAGCAGTCATTGCGCGACGTGCCGGTGGCCAACATTGGCCAGGCCTTGCAGGGGCGCGCCGCCGGTGTCAACATTTCCAGCAGCAGCAATGCGCCGGGTCAGTCGCCCGTTATCCGTATTCGTGGCAACCGCTCGTTTGCGGGCAGCAACGACCCATTGCTGGTAGTAGACGGGATACCATTTGATGGTAACCTAAACGACCTGAATCCCGACGACATTACCTCGCTGGAAGTCCTGAAAGATGCTTCCTCAACGGCCATCTACGGAGCGCGGGGGGCAAATGGCGTTATTCTGATCACAACCAAGCGCGGCAAGGCTGGCGCTCCACGGGCAACATACAGCGCCTACTACGGCGTAAAAAAGCCCATCGGCCTGTATGATCTGCAAAATGGCCAAGAGTATTATAACTACCGTGCGGAAGCTTTTCGTGCCGCTGGGCAGAATCCGAACAGCGCCGCGGGCTTTTTGACGGATGATGAGCGCGCCAACTACGAAGCTGGCAGAAGCTTTGACTACCAAGACTTGATGTTCCAGAATGGGCGCATCCAGAACCACGCGCTAGGTGTGAGCGGTGGGACAGAGCAGACGCAGTACTCCGCTTCGCTCGGCTACTACGAAGAAACGGGCATCGTACCGGTACAAGGCATCGAACGGTATTCGTTGCGCGGAACCTTGGATCAACAAATCGGAAAACGGATCAAAGTTGGGTTGAATACACTTAACTCGTTTACGAAGCAAGATGATCCTAACCTGAACATCTCCTACAACATCCTAACGAGCAGTCCGCTTGCTTCGCCCTACGATGCTAATGGCCTGCCGATCCTATTTCCTAATGCTGACAATGCCCAGGCTAATCCGCTGGCTTACTACTCACCGGATGCCCACTTTGAACAGCGCCGGCGCTTACGCACCTTCAACAGCCTGTATGGGCAGGTTAACATTATAAAAGGGTTGGATTATCGTTTGAATCTGGGCTTAGATGGCCGTACAGAAAATAACGAATCATTCTTCGCTTCGAACACGCCAGCGCGTGCTGGGGGGCAAAATGCCGCCACTCGCAACAACAGCATTGCCTTTAACCTGCTGGTTGAAAACATCCTGACGTACAACCGCACTTTTGCGGAAAAGCACGATGTAAACTTTACCGGTTTATATAGCTGGCAGCAGTTCCGCACGGACGGTTTCGGTACGGGCTCCCAGAACTTACCTACCAACTACCAGCAAGCCTTTAACCTGGGCGCCGGTACGCCTACGGCCCCTAGCAGCAACCAGAGCCAGTGGGATATTATTTCCTACATGGGCCGCTTAAACTACGCGTTTGATGACCGCTATTCGGCTACGCTGACAATGCGTGTGGACGGCTCGTCACGTTTGGCTCCCGGCAATAAGTATAAGCCCTTCCCATCGGCTGCCGTAGCCTGGAATATTGCCAATGAATCGTTTCTGCAGGATAAGGCTTGGGTGAGCAACCTGAAGCTGCGTGCCAGCTATGGTCGTACTGGCAGCACTGCCGTAAACCCTTACCAGACACTTGGCTCTTTGCAGTCGAGCTTAGGCAACGGCTACTACAACTTTGGTGGAACAGGTGTAGCTGGTGCAGTTCCAGCCTCTATTCCTAACCCCAACCTGGGCTGGGAATACACTGCTACCACTAACTTCGGCCTTGATTTTGGTTTCTTCGATAACCGTGTCACCGGTGCGGTTGAAGTCTACCAACAGCGTACCAGCGACCTGCTGTTGCCTGATGCGTTGCCCACAACCAGCGGCTACGGTTCCTTTACCCGTAACATCGGAGAAACCCAAAACCGTGGTGTAGAAGTTAGCTTGACCACGATTAATATACGCTCGGCTAACAGCTTTGAGTGGAGCACTGACTGGAACTTTACCTTAAACCGTGAGAAGGTGCTTGACCTCGGCTTGGGTGAGGATGAAAATGGCAACCAACGCAGCGACATCAGCAATCAGCGCTTTATTGGTCAGCCACTGTATGTCTTCTACGACTATAAGTACGCCGGAATCTGGCAGCAAGAGGAGGCGGCAGCGGCAGCCAAAGCCGGTACTCGCGTAGGCCAAGTTAAAATAGAAGACCTCAATGGTAACGGGGTTGTAGATGGAGGTGATCGGCAAATTATCGGTAACCGCCAGCCCAAATTTGAAGCTGGCATGACCCAACGCCTACGCTTCAAAGGCTTCGACTTAACCGCTGTGGGTCTGACCCGCGTGGGCGCCACGGTGGTAGATCCGCTGCTCTTCCCTTCCAACTACATCACGACCTTCAGCGGCCGCCGCAACCAGCTCAACTTACCGTACTGGACGCCTGAGACGCCTACTAATCGTTACCCACAGCCTAACCAAAACTACTTCAACGACTTTGTACTCAACTCTCAGACCTTGGCTTATCTGAGTGGTACATTCATCAAGGTGCGTAGCATCGATTTAGGCTACACCCTGCCAGCTAGTCTCATTCAAAAGGCTAAGATGAGCACAGCTCGTATCTACTTGCAGGTGCAAAACCCGCTCATTTGGTCTCCGGTGAGCTACTACAAGAAAAACAAGGCCATCGACCCAGATGCCCTGTCTTATTCGACCCGGTTTAGTGGTAGCACCGCTAATAACGGTGGTATCTCCTTTGACGGCTTAGCTGGTACGAACTACCCTGCTACCCGCGCCTTCATTGTAGGCTTAAACGTAGGTTTCTAA